One genomic segment of Fusobacterium nucleatum includes these proteins:
- the nusG gene encoding transcription termination/antitermination protein NusG, which translates to MSVENVRKWFMIHTYSGYEKKVKTDLEQKMETLGFREVVTNILVPEEELTEIVRGKPKKVHRKLFPAYVMLEMEATREENENGISYKVDPRVWYEVRNTNGVTGFVGVGSDPIPMEEEEVKNIFNIIGVKTPKDNVKIDFTEGDYVKILNGSFKDQEGQVAEIDYEHGRVKVMVDIFGRMTPVEIEVDGVLKV; encoded by the coding sequence ATGAGTGTAGAAAATGTCAGAAAATGGTTTATGATTCATACTTATTCTGGATATGAAAAAAAAGTAAAAACAGACCTTGAACAAAAAATGGAAACATTAGGTTTTAGAGAAGTTGTAACTAACATATTGGTTCCAGAAGAGGAATTAACAGAAATTGTTAGAGGAAAGCCTAAGAAAGTTCACAGAAAGCTTTTCCCAGCATATGTTATGCTTGAAATGGAAGCTACAAGAGAAGAAAATGAAAATGGTATAAGTTATAAAGTAGATCCTCGTGTATGGTATGAAGTAAGAAATACCAATGGGGTTACTGGATTTGTAGGAGTTGGTTCTGACCCTATTCCTATGGAAGAAGAAGAAGTAAAAAATATATTCAACATAATAGGTGTAAAGACACCTAAAGACAATGTAAAAATTGACTTTACTGAGGGAGATTATGTGAAAATCTTAAATGGTTCATTTAAAGATCAAGAAGGACAAGTTGCTGAAATTGATTATGAACATGGTAGAGTTAAAGTAATGGTTGATATTTTTGGAAGAATGACACCAGTTGAAATTGAAGTAGATGGTGTTTTGAAAGTGTAG
- the rplK gene encoding 50S ribosomal protein L11: MAKEVIQIIKLQLPAGKANPAPPVGPALGQHGVNIMEFCKAFNAKTQDKAGWIIPVEISVYSDRSFTFILKTPPASDLLKKAAGITSGAKNSKKEVAGKITTAKLKELAETKMPDLNASSVETAMKIIAGSARSMGIKIED, from the coding sequence ATGGCAAAAGAAGTAATTCAAATAATAAAACTACAATTACCAGCAGGTAAAGCGAACCCTGCTCCACCAGTTGGACCAGCACTAGGACAACATGGTGTAAATATAATGGAATTTTGTAAGGCATTTAATGCTAAAACTCAAGATAAGGCTGGATGGATAATTCCTGTTGAGATATCTGTTTATAGTGATAGATCTTTCACATTTATATTAAAAACTCCACCTGCATCAGACTTATTAAAGAAAGCTGCTGGAATAACATCTGGAGCAAAAAACTCTAAAAAAGAAGTTGCAGGAAAAATTACTACTGCAAAGTTAAAAGAACTAGCTGAAACTAAAATGCCTGACTTAAATGCTTCATCTGTTGAAACAGCTATGAAGATAATTGCAGGATCAGCAAGATCTATGGGAATAAAAATAGAAGACTAA
- the rpmG gene encoding 50S ribosomal protein L33 → MRVQVILECTETKLRHYTTTKNKKTHPERLEMMKYNPVLKKHTLYKETKK, encoded by the coding sequence ATGAGAGTACAAGTGATATTAGAATGTACAGAAACAAAGTTAAGACACTATACTACAACAAAAAACAAAAAGACTCATCCAGAAAGATTAGAAATGATGAAGTATAATCCAGTACTAAAAAAACATACTTTGTATAAAGAAACAAAGAAGTAG
- the secE gene encoding preprotein translocase subunit SecE — protein MNLFQKVKMEYSKVEWPSKTEVIHSTLWVVTMTVLVSIYLGVFDILAVRALNFLEALI, from the coding sequence ATGAATTTATTTCAAAAGGTTAAAATGGAATACTCAAAAGTTGAATGGCCTTCAAAAACAGAAGTTATTCATTCTACTCTATGGGTTGTAACCATGACTGTTTTAGTATCTATCTATCTTGGAGTCTTTGATATTCTTGCAGTGAGAGCCTTAAACTTTTTGGAGGCATTGATATGA
- a CDS encoding Fur family transcriptional regulator, with protein sequence MELQLHTGDIGNYLKKHDIKPSYQRMKIFQYLLDNHNHPTVDTIYKALCPEIPTLSKTTVYNTLNLFIEKKLVYVIVIEENETRYDLLTHTHGHFKCTCCGALFDVELNIDYSKSKELVGCEIEEKHIYFKGVCKNCKDRSN encoded by the coding sequence ATGGAATTACAATTACATACAGGGGATATAGGAAATTACCTAAAAAAACATGATATAAAACCTTCCTATCAAAGAATGAAAATATTTCAATATTTGTTAGATAATCATAACCATCCGACAGTAGACACAATATATAAGGCACTTTGTCCAGAGATACCAACTTTATCTAAAACAACAGTGTATAATACTTTAAATTTATTTATAGAGAAGAAATTAGTTTATGTCATAGTTATAGAAGAGAATGAAACAAGATATGATTTATTAACTCACACACATGGACATTTTAAATGTACTTGTTGTGGAGCTTTATTTGATGTTGAATTAAATATAGATTATAGTAAAAGTAAAGAATTGGTAGGTTGTGAGATTGAAGAAAAGCATATCTATTTTAAAGGTGTATGTAAAAACTGTAAAGATAGAAGTAATTAA
- a CDS encoding GNAT family N-acetyltransferase, producing MELVHIKNPDFEVMMKIVEIEQEAFEGNGNVDLWIVKALIRYGLVFVIKESDRIVCIVEYMQVFNKKSLFLYGISTLKEYRHKGYANYILNETEKILKDLSYEEIELTVAPENDIAINFYKKHGYIEEKLLEDEYGKGIHRYVMRKKLF from the coding sequence ATGGAATTAGTTCATATAAAAAATCCTGATTTTGAAGTGATGATGAAAATTGTAGAGATAGAGCAAGAAGCTTTTGAAGGAAATGGAAATGTTGACCTTTGGATAGTAAAAGCTCTCATAAGATATGGTTTGGTTTTTGTAATAAAAGAAAGTGATAGAATAGTATGCATTGTTGAATATATGCAAGTTTTTAATAAGAAATCTTTATTTTTATATGGAATTTCAACTTTAAAAGAATATAGACATAAAGGTTATGCAAATTATATTTTGAATGAAACAGAAAAGATTTTAAAAGATTTATCTTATGAAGAAATAGAACTAACAGTCGCACCTGAAAATGATATAGCGATAAATTTTTATAAAAAACATGGCTATATAGAAGAAAAACTTTTAGAAGATGAATATGGAAAAGGTATTCATAGATATGTTATGAGAAAAAAATTGTTCTGA